A window of the Nitrosopumilus ureiphilus genome harbors these coding sequences:
- a CDS encoding thr operon leader peptide: MNKHSIITGIAIIVIVIPFAVSGLNIIGAQTLEYRWSSPGEFSFFTMSNHGEVEFCNTIPFWTSFQKFEAITFYDSKHIGSFAVNPLTINPLSSQVQEGIFSSEEIAATQHIFMTLDFEFDGGDIRLDPNKFTVLIQTDTPIIGIIPYSTTTQISGFDFDKIMNAENLSCD, encoded by the coding sequence ATGAACAAACATTCAATCATCACAGGAATTGCAATAATTGTAATTGTGATTCCTTTTGCTGTTTCAGGATTAAACATTATTGGAGCACAGACGTTAGAATATAGATGGAGTAGTCCTGGAGAATTTAGTTTCTTTACGATGTCCAATCATGGAGAGGTGGAATTTTGCAATACAATACCATTCTGGACTAGTTTTCAAAAATTTGAGGCGATAACATTCTATGATTCAAAGCACATTGGCTCATTTGCAGTGAATCCATTAACAATCAATCCATTGTCATCGCAAGTACAAGAAGGTATTTTTTCATCAGAAGAGATTGCAGCCACTCAGCATATCTTCATGACATTGGATTTTGAGTTTGATGGGGGCGACATTAGACTTGATCCTAATAAGTTCACAGTTCTAATACAAACAGATACGCCCATTATAGGAATAATTCCCTATTCAACTACAACTCAAATTTCTGGATTTGATTTTGATAAGATAATGAA